The Mucilaginibacter gracilis genomic interval TGCGGGCATATCTCGGTAGCCAGGTTAAAATTATGGTACAACATCATGCCGAGCTCCCGGGCAATGGCATGATAGAGATATTACAACAATTAGCAGACAGGTATATCAATGCTTACTTATTTGCTTCGCATAATTTGGGATTAAACTGGGTTAACAGGGGCAATTTGGCTTCGGTTCAAAAGATACACGAGGTAATGGAAGTATCTTCGGTATTTTATCCAATTGATAGGCAATCGGCAATTAGTAAAACAGGTGTTAAAGGTGCGCCGGTATTTTTGTGGGTGGCGCGGCTTGAACAAAAGAAAGATCCGTTGAATGTAGTCAGGGCCTTTCTAGAATTTGCAAAGATCAATACCGGGGCAAGGTTATACATGATCTATCATGTAGATGACTTGCTGAGCAACATTCACGAAGTGTTAAATGAATATGCAGATGTATCCGGCTCGATAGTTCTGGTTGGTCAACTCCAACACGACGATCTGATATATTGGTATAACAGTGCCGATTTTATTATTTCCGGTTCAATTTATGAAGGAGCGGGTACGGCTATTTGCGAAGCTATATCATGTGGACTGTTCCCTGTATTAACAGCAATTCCATCATTCCAGATGATGACAGGCAACGGGAAATTTGGGTTGCTTTATGAGGCGGGAAATAAACAAGAATTATTAAACTGCTTGTTAAAAACAGCGGAGGTGAACATACAAGACGCGCAAGTAACTATCTTAGACCATTACAAAACCGAACTTTCCTTTTCTGCAATTGCAGGTAAAATATCGCAGATAGCATCGTCGCTTTGAATAAATAAGTGCATAATCTTTTCGGCTGTTTGTTCTATCGGATAAGGCAAAACAGAGGAATGATCTGTTTGCTCATCTAATAAAAGCTCTAACACCTTCTGTTGAATTTGTTCCAAATTACTTACTGCCGAATGATGTTCTGCTATTTCATCCATTGGTTTAACAAACGATACTACCTGGGCGCCGGCGTATAAGGCTTCTAAAATAACAACACCAAAACCTTCGTAGTTAGAGGTGTGTAGAAATACCCTGCTCCGCTGCATTAACGCTAACACTTCGCTATGCGATAACTCGTTGCAAAGCAGGATGTTTTTTTCCAGGCCATATTTATGGATGAGCTTTTGCAAATTTTCTTTTTCAGGACCCTTTCCGCAAAGCACCGCACGAATATCTGGCCAGTAACGCGATATCGTTTTAATAACTTCAATAAAAACATCATATTGCTTTAGCGCTATCAATGAGCCTACTCCCAAAATATCAATGTCTTTATCAGGCTTGCCGGGCTCAAACCCCGAAACATCAACTCCCGGAGGAATGGTATGTTTAGCCATAATACCATAATTGGTGTAAACCTGCTTCCGGATAAAATCCGATAGCGCAATTAGCGAATCGCCTGTAGGTTTCATCATTTTAAAATACCGGTTACCAGGCTTTGCGTCTTGGCCAAGTATCCAGCTAAAATGTTGTATGTTGTGTTTTTTTGCAAAATAATGGCCTACCAAAGCGCATTCATCCAACCAAAAACTAAGTAAGCCAACAACGTTTTGCTGCTTATTAAGTTGTTGCAAAACACGCCAGGCGCGCGCCCAGTTCAATGCTCTGTATAGGCGCTTTTTATTTTTCCCGCCAAGGGCAATAACTTTAACACCAAACCAATTGTAAGTTATTTTTGCCAGCGGGTATTCAAACGTTAAAACAACAATATCGAGGTTTGGATATTGTTGTTTTAATGATCGTACAAAAATTTGTTGCGGTGGCAGGCAGGTGCTATCCAACTCATTCACCGGGAAACCGGGCGTTAATATCACTAACGTTTGGGGCTTAATCATGAGTTGCTAATGCCTGTTTTATATTTACTTACAGTTTAAAGCCGTAGGCTATGCGTAAACCAAATATGCCATAATTGTTTTGCTGCCCGGTTAAACTCTCAAAATGGAAGCCTACATCCCAATGTTTATCGCCATAGCCAAAGCCCGGGGATAATAGTAATTTTTTTTGGCCGCCGCTAAAGCCCTGCTGGGTAACTTCTACACCAACACCGGCTTCTGCATTAATGTAAAAATTAGGTATAAAAAACTCTTTTAGCCCTGCCTTAACCGGGCCAACGCCAAAACTGCCGTACCGGATATCGGTGCCGGGTATGGTTTTACTAAAAAAGTGGTAACCGCCGGTTGTAAACGTTGCCGATAAATTGTTGGTGATGCCGTATTGTAAACGAATTGTTCCGCCTAAAGTAAAGGCTGTATAG includes:
- a CDS encoding glycosyltransferase family 4 protein — translated: MRFVFASYCYTPEYKRPEEWLNRVKFYGGILEALALHHTVISIEQIDYEGALLHNGVQYYFKRTSKFGRKFPVRLHRFIMSLESDFVFVHGLHFPLQLLQLRAYLGSQVKIMVQHHAELPGNGMIEILQQLADRYINAYLFASHNLGLNWVNRGNLASVQKIHEVMEVSSVFYPIDRQSAISKTGVKGAPVFLWVARLEQKKDPLNVVRAFLEFAKINTGARLYMIYHVDDLLSNIHEVLNEYADVSGSIVLVGQLQHDDLIYWYNSADFIISGSIYEGAGTAICEAISCGLFPVLTAIPSFQMMTGNGKFGLLYEAGNKQELLNCLLKTAEVNIQDAQVTILDHYKTELSFSAIAGKISQIASSL
- a CDS encoding glycosyltransferase family 4 protein, encoding MIKPQTLVILTPGFPVNELDSTCLPPQQIFVRSLKQQYPNLDIVVLTFEYPLAKITYNWFGVKVIALGGKNKKRLYRALNWARAWRVLQQLNKQQNVVGLLSFWLDECALVGHYFAKKHNIQHFSWILGQDAKPGNRYFKMMKPTGDSLIALSDFIRKQVYTNYGIMAKHTIPPGVDVSGFEPGKPDKDIDILGVGSLIALKQYDVFIEVIKTISRYWPDIRAVLCGKGPEKENLQKLIHKYGLEKNILLCNELSHSEVLALMQRSRVFLHTSNYEGFGVVILEALYAGAQVVSFVKPMDEIAEHHSAVSNLEQIQQKVLELLLDEQTDHSSVLPYPIEQTAEKIMHLFIQSDDAICDILPAIAEKESSVL